A DNA window from Camelina sativa cultivar DH55 chromosome 17, Cs, whole genome shotgun sequence contains the following coding sequences:
- the LOC104757921 gene encoding WAT1-related protein At1g43650 has translation MMMKHKANMAMVFVQIIYAGMPLLSKVAISQGTNPFVFVFYRQAFAAITLSPFAFFLESSKSSPLSFTLLLKIFFISLCGLTLSLNLYYVAIDNTTATFAAATTNAIPSITFVLALLFRLETVTLKKSHGVAKVIGSIVGMLGALVFAFVKGPSLINHYNSNTIPNGTVTSTKNSIKGSMTMLAANTCWCLWIIMQSKVMKEYPAKLRLVALQCFFSCIQTAVWAVAVNRDPSVWKIEFGLPLLSMAYCGIMVTGLTYWLQVWAIEKKGPVFTALYTPLALIITCIVSSFLFKETLYLGSVGGGVLLVCGLYLGLWGKTKEEEIQIYSEKQSQIEIKEEVTIV, from the exons atgatgatgaagcacAAAGCCAACATGGCAATGGTCTTCGTACAGATCATCTACGCAGGAATGCCATTGCTCTCAAAAGTGGCCATCTCTCAAGGAACCAACccttttgtctttgttttctatAGACAAGCCTTCGCAGCTATTACCTTGTCCCCTTTCGCATTCTTCCTTGAAAG CTCGAAGTCCTCCCCTCTATCGTTCACCTTGTTGCTCAAAATATTCTTTATCTCCTTATGCGG ACTTACGTTGAGTCTTAACCTCTACTATGTGGCCATTGACAACACCACCGCCACTTTTGCGGCAGCCACCACCAACGCGATCCCCTCTATCACTTTCGTCTTGGCTCTCCTGTTCAG ATTAGAGACGGTGACGTTGAAGAAGTCACATGGAGTGGCCAAAGTCATTGGTTCGATAGTTGGAATGTTGGGCGCATTAGTGTTCGCTTTTGTGAAAGGGCCAAGTTTGATCAACCACTATAATAGCAACACCATACCAAACGGCACCGTTACATCAACCAAAAATTCTATAAAAGGATCAATGACAATGCTCGCTGCCAATACTTGCTGGTGTTTGTGGATTATCATGCAG AGCAAGGTTATGAAGGAATACCCGGCAAAGTTGCGGTTGGTGGCACTTCAATGCTTTTTCAGTTGCATACAAACCGCAGTTTGGGCAGTCGCGGTGAACAGAGATCCATCAGTTTGGAAGATCGAATTCGGCTTACCTCTTCTCTCAATGGCTTATTGT gGAATTATGGTGACTGGGCTCACATACTGGTTACAAGTATGGGCAATAGAAAAGAAAGGACCAGTATTCACTGCACTCTACACTCCTTTAGCTCTCATCATTACCTGCATCGTCTCATCTTTCCTTTTCAAGGAAACATTATACCTTGGAAG TGTGGGTGGGGGAGTGTTGTTGGTGTGTGGACTATACCTTGGTCTGTGGGGTAAAACTAAAGAAGaggaaatacaaatatatagtgaaaagcAAAGCCAAatagagattaaagaagaagtgaCCATCGTCTAG